A window of Amycolatopsis sp. 195334CR genomic DNA:
AGTTGTTCTTCGTAGGAACCGATTTCGTGGGCGTACTCGTCCGGCATGCCGAGCATCCGCACCGGCACCGGGGCTTCGGCGGCGACCACCTCGGCGACCGTGCTGCCGACCCCGCCGATCGTCGAGTGCTCCTCGACGGTGACGATCAGGCCGGTGCGCTGCGCCGATTCGACCAGCACCGCGCGATCCACCGGCTTGACCGAGTACAGGTCCACCACCCGCGCGCCGATACCGCGCGCGGCCAGGCAGTCGGCGGCGGCCACCGCGGTGGCCACGCTGGTCAGCCCGGCGGCCACGATGGTCACGTCGTCGCCCTCGCGCAGCACGTTCGAGCCGCCGACGCGGAAGTCCGCGCTGTCGTCGTAGACCTGGTCGGTCGGGTCGATGCCGAGCCGGAGGTAGACCGGGCCCTGGTACCGCGCCGCGACCCGGGTCAGCCGGTAGGCCGCGACCGCGTCGGCCGGCGCGAGCACCACCATGTTCGGCATGGCCCGCGCGATCGCCAGGTCCTCACCGCAGTGGTGCGTTGGCCCGGAGAACCCGGCCACGATGCCGGTGAAGGTACCGGCGATCTTCACGTTCGACCGGTGGTAGGCCAGTTCCAAGCGGACCTGCTCGCAGGCCCTGGTCAGGGCGAACCCGCCGAAGGTGTTGACGAACGGGATCTTGCCGCGGGCGGCCATCCCGGCCGCCGCGCCGACCAGGTTCGCCTCCGCGATGCCGAAGTCGTGGTACCGCTCGGGGTAGCGCTCGGCGAACGGCTCACCACCGCAGTCGCCGAGATCGCCCTCGATCGAGGTGACCCGGTCGTCGGCGTCGGCGGCGTGCAGCTGGGCCAGGCGGCAGGTGTCGATGGCGGACAGGCCGTGCCGCCGGACCCAGTCCGCGCTGCCCGGTTCGATCCGGGTGACGGTGCCGGTCATGCGCGTGCCTCCCCGGCCAGTTCCGCGAGCGCCTGCCGGTACTGCTCCGCGGAGAACTTCCCGTAGTGCCAGGTGTGCGTGTTCGAGGTGAACGACAGGCCGTGGCCCTTC
This region includes:
- a CDS encoding transketolase family protein, with the protein product MTGTVTRIEPGSADWVRRHGLSAIDTCRLAQLHAADADDRVTSIEGDLGDCGGEPFAERYPERYHDFGIAEANLVGAAAGMAARGKIPFVNTFGGFALTRACEQVRLELAYHRSNVKIAGTFTGIVAGFSGPTHHCGEDLAIARAMPNMVVLAPADAVAAYRLTRVAARYQGPVYLRLGIDPTDQVYDDSADFRVGGSNVLREGDDVTIVAAGLTSVATAVAAADCLAARGIGARVVDLYSVKPVDRAVLVESAQRTGLIVTVEEHSTIGGVGSTVAEVVAAEAPVPVRMLGMPDEYAHEIGSYEEQLRRCGLDVDSVVAAVEEETRRWQP